The Zootoca vivipara chromosome 4, rZooViv1.1, whole genome shotgun sequence genome has a segment encoding these proteins:
- the LOC118085326 gene encoding arylsulfatase D — MGIAWLHGGLGQAEGERLERVSPSFPRIYLATLLTLFISLDARGTNAALDMKPNIVLMLADDLGIGDLGCYGNDTISTPNIDRLAKEGVKLTQHIAAASLCTPSRAAFLTGRYPIRSGMASGGSYRALQWNAGSGGLPANETTFAKVLQQQGYATGLVGKWHQGVNCDSVHDHCHHPLSHGFDYFYGMPFTLLNNCQDHKPPELDAALQAKLWLYTQLIALAVITALVGKTTGLVSVTWKVVTFFALLGCLFFASWYSSYGFVKYWNCILMRNHDITEQPMKLERTASLVLKEAVSFIQSNKHGPFLLFVSFLHVHTPLFTTEAFLGKSRHGIYGDNVEEMDWLVGQILDAIDKEGLENNTLTYFASDHGGQLEAQEGTIQLGGWNGIYKGGKGMGGWEGGIRVPGILRWPGMLPANTVVDEPTSLMDIYPTVAHVAGGTVPQDRIIDGRNLLPLLQQEVKHSAHEFMFHYCGSYLHAVRWHQKDSGALWKAHYMTPIFHPKGAGACYGKGICPCSGEGVTHHDPPLLFDLSRDPSEAVPLSPDTEPLFHTVLKHIGRAVEEHRGTLTPVPQQLSLGNIMWKPWLQPCCGTFPFCWCDKEESSARSNKAS, encoded by the exons ATGGGGATTGCCTGGCTACACGGTGGGCTCGGCCAAGCTGAGGGCGAGCGCCTGGAGAGGGTCTCTCCTTCGTTTCCAAG AATCTATCTAGCTACTCTGTTGACTTTATTTATATCACTTGATGCCCGTGGGACAAATGCAGCTCTGGACATGAAACCTAATATTGTTCTGATGTTGGCCGATGACCTCGGGATTGGAGATCTAGGCTGCTATGGCAACGACACTATCAG CACCCCTAATATTGACCGGCTGGCAAAGGAAGGAGTGAAACTTACTCAGCACATTGCTGCGGCTTCACTTTGTACCCCAAGCAGAGCAGCTTTTCTGACTGGCAGATACCCCATCAGATCAG GCATGGCTTCAGGTGGTTCATATCGGGCTCTGCAGTGGAACGCTGGCTCAGGAGGACTCCCTGCCAATGAAACCACTTTTGCCAAGGTCTTGCAGCAGCAGGGTTATGCCACAGGACTTGTAG GGAAGTGGCATCAAGGGGTAAACTGTGACTCTGTCCATGATCACTGCCACCATCCTTTGAGTCATGGCTTTGACTACTTTTATGGCATGCCCTTCACTCTTCTCAACAACTGCCAGGACCACAAGCCTCCAGAGCTGGATGCAGCATTGCAGGCTAAGCTGTGGCTTTACACCCAACTTATTGCCCTTGCAGTTATCACAGCTCTTGTAGGCAAGACAACAGGATTGGTCTCTGTTACTTGGAAAGTGGTCACCTTTTTTGCTTTGCTTGGGTGCCTGTTTTTTGCTTCCTGGTACTCCAGTTATGGCTTTGTAAAATACTGGAATTGCATCTTGATGCGCAACCACGACATCACTGAACAACCGATGAAACTGGAAAGAACGGCTTCTCTAGTCCTAAAGGAAGCAGTTTCATTTATTCAGAG CAACAAGCATGGGCCGTTCctcctctttgtttcttttttgcacGTCCACACGCCCCTGTTTACAACAGAAGCTTTCCTTGGGAAAAGCAGGCATGGGATATATGGAGACAATGTAGAAGAAATGGACTGGTTAGTAG GTCAAATTCTAGATGCTATTGACAAGGAAGGCTTGGAAAACAACACACTGACCTATTTTGCCTCAGACCATGGAGGGCAGCTGGAAGCTCAGGAAGGAACAATACAGCTGGGTGGCTGGAATGgcatatataaag GGGGCAAAGGCATGGGAGGTTGGGAAGGAGGCATTCGTGTGCCCGGCATCTTAAGGTGGCCTGGGATGCTCCCTGCCAACACTGTTGTTGACGAACCAACAAGCCTTATGGATATTTACCCTACGGTGGCTCATGTGGCTGGAGGGACTGTACCACAGGACAG AATAATCGACGGAAGGAATCTATTGCCGTTACTACAACAAGAAGTCAAGCATTCAGCACATGAATTCATGTTTCATTACTGTGGATCATACTTGCATGCAGTACGGTGGCATCAGAAAGACA gtGGTGCCTTATGGAAGGCTCATTACATGACACCGATCTTTCACCCCAAAGGCGCAGGAGCCTGTTATGGGAAAGGGATTTGCCCATGTTCTGGAGAAGGTGTAACGCATCACGACCCTCCTCTGCTCTTTGATCTCTCGAGAGACCCATCAGAGGCTGTGCCTCTTTCACCGGACACAGAGCCCTTGTTCCACACAGTCCTAAAGCACATAGGCAGAGCTGTGGAGGAGCATCGCGGGACCCTCACACCTGTCCCACAGCAGCTCTCTCTTGGGAACATTATGTGGAAACCATGGCTGCAGCCATGCTGTGGGACCTTCCCGTTCTGCTGGTGTGACAAGGAAGAAAGCAGTGCCCGTTCCAATAAAGCCAGCTGA